Proteins from a genomic interval of Gossypium hirsutum isolate 1008001.06 chromosome A09, Gossypium_hirsutum_v2.1, whole genome shotgun sequence:
- the LOC121206092 gene encoding germin-like protein subfamily 3 member 1, translating to MKVKIDLNGCYQNTIWSSPYLSIYSYPKPLKKPPHHHQEKGKIIPSSSTTAMLHIFLLFSLIFSSTNVLAQDFCVANTASGIVTPSGYPCIMEANVTSDDFAFSGLGLPGNTSNIISAAVTPAFVGQYPAVNGLGLSAARLDLAPGGVIPMHTHPGANELLYVVHGHITCGFISSANKVYLKTLKRGDVMVFPQGLLHFQINAAGKRPSLAIVTFSSPNPGLQILDFALFANDLPSSLLEKSTFLDDAQVKKLKGVLGGTG from the coding sequence ATGAAGGTTAAAATAGATTTAAATGGTTGCTATCAAAATACCATCTGGTCCTCTCCCTATCTATCTATATATTCATACCCAAAACCTCTCAAAAAACCACCCCACCACCACcaagagaaaggaaaaataatCCCATCATCATCAACAACAGCAATGCTTCACATTTTCCTCCTTTTCTCCCTTATCTTCTCTTCCACCAATGTCCTCGCCCAGGACTTTTGTGTTGCGAACACGGCTTCGGGCATTGTTACCCCATCAGGTTACCCTTGCATAATGGAAGCAAATGTAACCTCCGACGACTTCGCTTTTTCGGGTCTCGGTCTCCCAGGTAATACGTCGAACATCATAAGTGCAGCTGTGACACCAGCATTCGTTGGTCAATACCCAGCCGTCAACGGACTAGGCCTGTCCGCCGCAAGGCTGGACTTGGCTCCGGGTGGTGTAATCCCAATGCACACTCACCCTGGTGCCAACGAGCTCCTTTACGTGGTCCATGGTCACATCACTTGTGGGTTCATTTCATCGGCTAATAAAGTTTACTTGAAGACCCTGAAAAGAGGTGATGTCATGGTTTTCCCTCAAGGGTTATTGCATTTTCAGATCAACGCCGCCGGCAAACGACCGTCGCTCGCCATTGTCACCTTCAGTAGCCCCAATCCCGGACTTCAAATCCTTGATTTCGCGTTGTTTGCTAATGATTTGCCGTCGTCTTTGTTGGAGAAATCAACGTTCCTTGATGATGCTCAAGTTAAGAAGCTAAAGGGTGTTCTTGGTGGAACTGGTTAA